The proteins below come from a single Burkholderia humptydooensis genomic window:
- a CDS encoding GMC family oxidoreductase — protein sequence MQYDYIIVGAGSGGASLAGRLADACPDATIALIEAGGHTERNLLVNMPVGIAALVPFRLGTNYGYETVPQPGLGGRRGYQPRGRGLGGSSAINAMIYTRGHPHDYDEWERLGCTGWGWRDVLPYFRRAEGNERGANEWHGADGPLTVSDLRFHNPFSERFIAAAHEAGYPLNDDFNGENQEGVGFYQVTHRDGARCSVARAYVYGRTRPNLHVIVDATVLRVVFDGKRATGVELARGGRVETLGARAEVILSAGAFNTPQLLMCSGVGPAAQLRRHGVALVHDAPDVGENLIDHIDFIINKRVNSSELVGICVRGVAKMTPALFSYLSKREGMMTSNVAEAGGFIKSDPGLDRPDLQLHFCTALVDDHNRNMHWGFGYSLHVCALRPKSRGNVALASGDARVAPLIDPRFFSDERDLELLIRGAKAMRRILSAAPLASQGGRELYTDPGDTDAQLRAAIVAHADTIYHPVGTCRMGTDARAVVDPQLRVKGVDRLRIVDASVMPTLIGGNTNAPTVMIGERAADFIVAARNGQAASVPHERVAATHGG from the coding sequence ATGCAGTACGACTACATTATTGTCGGGGCAGGGTCGGGCGGCGCGAGCCTCGCGGGTCGCCTGGCCGACGCGTGCCCGGACGCGACGATCGCGCTGATCGAAGCAGGCGGTCACACCGAACGCAATCTGCTCGTCAACATGCCGGTGGGAATCGCGGCGCTCGTGCCGTTCAGGCTCGGCACGAACTACGGCTACGAAACGGTGCCGCAGCCGGGCCTGGGCGGACGCCGCGGCTATCAGCCTCGCGGCCGCGGGCTCGGCGGCTCGAGCGCGATCAACGCGATGATCTACACGCGCGGCCATCCGCACGATTACGACGAATGGGAGCGGCTCGGCTGCACCGGCTGGGGATGGCGCGACGTGCTGCCGTACTTCCGCCGCGCCGAAGGCAACGAGCGCGGCGCGAACGAATGGCACGGCGCGGACGGCCCGCTCACGGTGTCCGACCTGCGCTTCCATAATCCGTTCTCCGAACGATTCATCGCGGCCGCGCACGAAGCGGGCTATCCGCTCAACGACGACTTCAACGGTGAGAATCAGGAAGGCGTCGGCTTCTATCAGGTCACGCATCGCGACGGCGCGCGCTGCAGCGTCGCGCGCGCCTATGTGTACGGCCGCACGCGGCCGAACCTGCACGTGATCGTCGATGCGACGGTGCTGCGCGTCGTGTTCGACGGCAAGCGCGCCACGGGCGTCGAGCTCGCGCGCGGCGGGCGCGTCGAGACGCTCGGCGCGCGCGCGGAAGTCATTCTGTCCGCAGGCGCGTTCAATACGCCGCAACTGCTGATGTGCTCGGGCGTGGGTCCCGCCGCTCAGTTGCGCCGTCACGGCGTCGCGCTCGTGCACGATGCGCCCGATGTCGGCGAGAACCTGATCGATCACATCGATTTCATCATCAACAAGCGCGTGAATTCGTCCGAGCTCGTCGGCATCTGCGTGCGCGGCGTCGCGAAGATGACGCCCGCGCTGTTCAGCTACCTGTCGAAGCGCGAAGGGATGATGACGAGCAACGTCGCCGAGGCGGGCGGTTTCATCAAGAGCGACCCCGGCCTCGATCGCCCCGATCTGCAACTGCACTTCTGCACGGCGCTCGTCGACGACCACAACCGCAACATGCACTGGGGCTTCGGCTATTCGCTGCACGTGTGCGCGCTGCGGCCGAAGAGCCGCGGCAACGTCGCGCTCGCGAGCGGCGATGCGCGCGTCGCGCCGCTCATCGATCCGCGCTTCTTCAGCGACGAACGCGATCTCGAACTGCTCATCCGCGGCGCGAAGGCGATGCGCCGGATTCTGTCGGCCGCGCCGCTCGCGTCGCAGGGCGGCCGCGAGCTGTATACCGACCCGGGCGACACCGACGCGCAGTTGCGCGCCGCGATCGTCGCGCACGCGGACACGATCTACCATCCGGTCGGCACGTGCCGGATGGGCACCGACGCGCGCGCCGTCGTCGATCCGCAATTGCGCGTGAAAGGGGTGGACAGGTTGCGGATCGTCGATGCATCGGTGATGCCGACGCTGATCGGCGGCAACACGAATGCGCCGACCGTGATGATCGGCGAGCGCGCGGCGGATTTCATCGTGGCCGCGCGCAACGGGCAGGCCGCGTCCGTTCCTCACGAGCGGGTCGCGGCGACGCACGGCGGCTGA
- a CDS encoding isovaleryl-CoA dehydrogenase, with translation MQQNLMTATHRVTNQAPPLSDYNAFETDAALVDAVRRYDASWHQTALSRDGAALTTPDALALAELANRHAPELATHSPRGERIDALEFHPSWHQLLALLRGEGLHALPFSEPQPGAMAARCAGYFLHAQLESGSLCPLTMTFASIPVLQHEPALFATLRDKLYAREHDARDVPLPQKRSMMVGMGMTEKQGGSDVRSNETHAYPLGAAGRGQAYRLVGHKWFFSAPQCDAHLVLARTSGRAGISCFYVPRFSPDGGKNAVHVQRLKDKLGNRSNASGEVEFLNAYGVMIGDEGRGVPTIIEMANYTRLDCVIGSAALMRAALVQAIHHARHRSAFGRLLAEQPLMRNVLADLALESEAATALFMRLAHAFEEDAAARSPQARGWRRIVTPAAKFWVCKRTLEFTGEAMEVWGGNGYVETGPMARFYREAPVNSIWEGSGNVMCLDVLRAIEREPDAAAALFDEWRDAARYSAPLADALAELTRLLSLEPEPREACARRIAQRIALVAQASLLLRDGPAAVAQAFVATRFGNASSETGRVFGTLPATIDHAALIERAFPA, from the coding sequence ATGCAGCAAAACCTGATGACGGCGACGCACCGGGTGACGAACCAGGCGCCGCCGCTTTCCGATTACAACGCGTTTGAAACGGATGCCGCGCTCGTCGATGCCGTTCGACGGTACGACGCGAGCTGGCATCAAACGGCGCTATCACGCGACGGCGCCGCGCTGACGACGCCCGATGCGCTCGCGCTCGCCGAGCTCGCGAATCGGCATGCGCCCGAGCTCGCGACGCACAGCCCGCGCGGCGAGCGGATCGACGCGCTCGAATTCCATCCGAGCTGGCACCAGTTGCTCGCGCTGCTGCGCGGCGAAGGGCTGCACGCGCTGCCGTTCTCGGAGCCGCAACCGGGCGCGATGGCCGCGCGCTGCGCCGGCTATTTCCTGCATGCGCAACTCGAATCCGGCTCGCTCTGCCCGCTCACGATGACGTTCGCGAGCATTCCGGTGCTGCAACACGAACCGGCCCTTTTTGCGACGCTACGCGACAAGCTGTATGCGCGCGAGCACGACGCGCGCGACGTGCCGCTGCCGCAAAAGCGCTCGATGATGGTCGGCATGGGCATGACCGAAAAGCAGGGCGGCTCCGACGTGCGCAGCAACGAGACGCACGCGTACCCGCTCGGCGCGGCAGGGCGCGGGCAGGCGTATCGGCTCGTCGGTCACAAATGGTTCTTCTCCGCGCCGCAATGCGACGCGCATCTCGTGCTCGCGCGCACGTCCGGGCGCGCGGGCATCTCGTGCTTCTACGTGCCGCGCTTTTCGCCCGACGGCGGCAAGAACGCGGTGCACGTGCAGCGCCTGAAGGACAAGCTCGGCAACCGCTCGAACGCGAGCGGCGAAGTCGAATTCCTGAACGCGTACGGCGTGATGATCGGCGACGAAGGGCGTGGCGTGCCAACGATCATCGAGATGGCGAACTACACGCGGCTCGATTGCGTGATCGGCAGCGCCGCGCTGATGCGCGCGGCGCTCGTGCAGGCGATCCATCACGCGCGGCATCGCAGCGCATTCGGCCGCCTGCTCGCCGAGCAGCCGCTGATGCGCAACGTGCTCGCCGATCTGGCGCTCGAATCGGAAGCGGCGACCGCGCTCTTCATGCGGCTCGCGCACGCGTTCGAAGAAGACGCGGCCGCGCGCTCGCCGCAGGCGCGCGGCTGGCGGCGCATCGTCACGCCGGCCGCGAAGTTCTGGGTCTGCAAGCGCACGCTCGAATTCACGGGCGAAGCGATGGAAGTATGGGGCGGCAACGGCTACGTCGAGACCGGGCCGATGGCGCGCTTCTATCGCGAGGCCCCGGTCAATTCGATCTGGGAAGGCTCGGGCAACGTGATGTGCCTCGACGTGCTGCGCGCGATCGAGCGCGAGCCCGACGCGGCCGCCGCGCTCTTCGACGAATGGCGCGACGCGGCGCGGTACAGCGCGCCGCTTGCCGACGCGCTCGCGGAATTGACGCGCCTGCTGTCGCTCGAACCCGAGCCGCGCGAAGCGTGCGCGCGCCGGATCGCACAACGCATCGCACTCGTCGCGCAGGCCTCGCTGCTGCTGCGCGACGGGCCCGCCGCCGTCGCGCAGGCATTCGTCGCCACGCGCTTCGGCAACGCCAGCAGCGAAACCGGACGCGTCTTCGGCACGCTGCCGGCCACCATCGATCACGCCGCGCTCATCGAGCGGGCGTTCCCGGCCTGA
- a CDS encoding coniferyl aldehyde dehydrogenase has translation MKNDLPGLATLDALLRDQRAAYLRAPYPSWATRADHLRALRKMLLDHRDALAAAIHADFGHRAKEEVLMSEIWLAKEEIDEALKHGKRWIKPKSRTMNKWLRPARAKVMPQPLGVVGIVVPWNYPVLLAAGPLICALAAGNRAIVKMSELTPRTSQLFEELIAKTFARDHVAVVNGDAEIGAAFSRLPFDHLLFTGSTNVGRHVMRAAAENLTPVTLELGGKSPVIVGPRARFDAAVDAIVTGKTLNAGQTCIAPDYVLVPRGREAEFVARARERMAKLYPNLPTNPDYTSIISERHFARLQRLASEAQAGGAQLHPLTDAAPDPALRRLPPVLVTQAPDASQLMQEEIFGPLLPIVPYDTLDDAIAYVNARPRPLALYLFDEDRSSVERVMRNTISGGVTVNDTLMHIACGTLPFGGVGASGMGAYHGYDGFVTFSKMKPVLTQPRLNTRAMIAPPYGKRFAAILKLMLKF, from the coding sequence ATGAAGAACGATCTGCCCGGCTTGGCCACGCTCGACGCGCTGTTGCGCGACCAGCGCGCCGCGTATCTGCGCGCGCCGTATCCGTCGTGGGCGACGCGCGCCGACCATCTGCGCGCGCTGCGCAAGATGCTGCTCGACCATCGCGACGCGCTCGCGGCCGCGATCCATGCGGACTTCGGCCATCGCGCGAAGGAAGAAGTGCTGATGTCCGAGATCTGGCTCGCGAAAGAGGAAATCGACGAAGCGCTCAAGCACGGCAAGCGCTGGATCAAGCCGAAGAGCCGGACGATGAACAAGTGGCTGCGCCCCGCGCGCGCGAAGGTGATGCCGCAGCCGCTCGGCGTCGTCGGCATCGTCGTGCCGTGGAACTACCCGGTGCTGCTCGCCGCGGGCCCGCTCATCTGCGCGCTCGCCGCCGGCAATCGCGCGATCGTCAAGATGTCCGAACTGACGCCGCGCACGTCGCAACTGTTCGAGGAACTGATCGCGAAGACCTTCGCGCGCGATCACGTCGCGGTCGTCAACGGCGATGCCGAAATCGGCGCCGCGTTCAGCAGGCTGCCGTTCGATCACCTGCTCTTCACCGGTTCGACGAACGTCGGCCGTCACGTGATGCGCGCGGCCGCCGAGAACCTCACGCCCGTCACGCTCGAGCTGGGCGGCAAGTCGCCCGTGATCGTCGGGCCGCGCGCGCGCTTCGACGCGGCGGTCGACGCGATCGTCACCGGCAAGACGCTGAACGCGGGCCAGACCTGCATCGCGCCCGACTATGTGCTCGTGCCGCGCGGCCGGGAGGCCGAATTCGTCGCGCGGGCGCGCGAGCGGATGGCGAAACTCTATCCGAATCTGCCGACGAACCCGGACTACACGTCGATCATCTCCGAGCGCCACTTCGCGCGGCTGCAGCGGCTCGCGAGCGAAGCGCAGGCGGGCGGCGCGCAGCTCCACCCGCTCACCGACGCCGCGCCCGATCCCGCGCTGCGCCGCCTGCCGCCCGTGCTCGTCACGCAGGCGCCGGACGCGTCGCAGTTGATGCAGGAAGAGATCTTCGGCCCGCTGCTGCCGATCGTCCCTTACGACACGCTCGACGATGCGATCGCCTACGTGAACGCGCGCCCGCGGCCGCTCGCGCTGTATCTGTTCGACGAAGACCGTTCGAGCGTCGAGCGCGTGATGCGCAATACGATCTCGGGCGGCGTGACGGTCAACGACACGCTGATGCACATCGCATGCGGCACGCTGCCGTTCGGCGGCGTCGGCGCGAGCGGGATGGGCGCGTACCACGGCTACGACGGCTTCGTCACGTTCTCGAAGATGAAGCCCGTGCTCACGCAGCCGCGCCTGAACACGCGCGCGATGATCGCGCCGCCGTACGGCAAGCGCTTCGCGGCCATCCTCAAGCTGATGCTGAAGTTCTGA
- a CDS encoding MFS transporter — protein MSGKRIGNVRWWMIGLVTLGLIVNYLARNALATAAPEVNKLLAISTQQYGYIVASFQAAYMVMQPIAGYALDLLGTRVGFALFALAWSLVCMLHGTAGNWIALAAFRGLLGITEAAGFPSALKATSEWFPAHERSIATGWFNIGSSLGALIAPPLVVWCMLHGSWRIAFVVVGAIGLVWSALWFAFYRSPAQQPRLRAAERDYIVAGQEAPRTDAAKPSWSAIVRSRRFWGLAIPRFLSEPAWQTFNFWIPLYMATVRHMNLKEIAMFAWLPFLAADLGCLFGGYLAPWYRKRFGTTLIASRKMVMATGALCMIGPACIGLATSPYTAIALFCIGGFAHQTLSGALYTLASDVFGRHEVATATGLAGMSGYLGATLFSLAVGALVAVVGYDPLFVALAAFDIVGAIVVWTLLPDAQPRAPSNAAPEHARAASSAGG, from the coding sequence ATGAGCGGAAAACGGATCGGCAACGTGCGCTGGTGGATGATCGGGCTCGTGACGCTGGGCCTCATCGTCAACTATCTCGCGCGCAACGCGCTCGCGACGGCGGCGCCCGAAGTCAACAAGCTGTTGGCCATCTCGACGCAGCAATACGGCTACATCGTCGCGTCGTTCCAGGCGGCATACATGGTGATGCAGCCGATCGCGGGCTACGCGCTCGATCTGCTCGGCACGAGGGTGGGCTTCGCCCTCTTCGCGCTGGCGTGGTCGCTCGTCTGCATGCTGCACGGCACGGCCGGCAACTGGATCGCGCTCGCCGCGTTTCGCGGCCTGCTCGGCATCACCGAGGCGGCCGGATTTCCGTCGGCGCTGAAGGCGACGTCCGAGTGGTTTCCGGCGCACGAGCGCTCGATCGCGACCGGATGGTTCAACATCGGCTCGTCGCTCGGCGCGCTGATCGCGCCGCCGCTCGTCGTCTGGTGCATGCTGCACGGCAGTTGGCGCATCGCGTTCGTCGTCGTCGGCGCGATCGGGCTCGTGTGGAGCGCGCTGTGGTTCGCGTTCTATCGATCGCCCGCGCAGCAGCCGCGCCTTCGCGCCGCCGAGCGCGACTACATCGTCGCCGGGCAGGAAGCGCCGCGCACGGATGCGGCGAAGCCGTCGTGGAGCGCGATCGTCAGGAGCCGGCGCTTCTGGGGGCTCGCGATTCCGCGCTTCCTGTCCGAGCCCGCGTGGCAGACGTTCAACTTCTGGATTCCTCTGTATATGGCGACTGTGCGCCACATGAACCTGAAGGAGATCGCGATGTTCGCGTGGCTGCCGTTCCTCGCGGCGGACCTTGGCTGCCTGTTCGGCGGCTATCTCGCGCCGTGGTACCGGAAGCGTTTCGGCACGACGCTGATCGCATCGCGCAAGATGGTGATGGCCACGGGCGCGCTGTGCATGATCGGGCCGGCGTGCATCGGGCTCGCGACGAGCCCGTACACCGCGATCGCGCTCTTCTGCATCGGCGGCTTCGCGCATCAGACGCTGTCGGGCGCGCTCTACACGCTCGCGTCAGACGTGTTCGGCCGGCACGAAGTGGCGACGGCGACGGGGCTCGCGGGGATGTCCGGCTATCTCGGCGCGACGCTCTTCTCGCTCGCGGTCGGCGCGCTCGTCGCCGTCGTCGGCTACGATCCGCTGTTCGTCGCGCTGGCGGCGTTCGATATCGTCGGCGCGATCGTCGTGTGGACGCTGCTGCCCGACGCGCAGCCCCGCGCACCGTCGAACGCCGCGCCCGAGCATGCGCGCGCGGCGTCGAGCGCGGGCGGTTGA
- a CDS encoding SMP-30/gluconolactonase/LRE family protein produces the protein MRCGVGESPVWHDGEAALYWTDITGCALWRWESETNRAHAWPLPEMAGSIALIAGGGIALAMQTGVYRVPRPAPDVPLPEPALLARVAHAADGMRFNDGRCDRQGRFWAGTMTCDTSLARASGRLYRLDASERALAAECDALIVPNGLAFSPDGRTMYLSDSHPARRIVWAFDYDVDAGHPHGRRVFIDMNAHAGRPDGAAVDEDGCYWICGVDAGCVHRFTPDGRLDRSIAVPIAKPSMCAFGGARRDTLFVTSIRTGDDPLSGATFALDPHARGLPEPALRL, from the coding sequence ATGCGCTGCGGCGTCGGCGAAAGCCCTGTGTGGCACGACGGCGAGGCGGCGCTCTACTGGACCGACATCACGGGCTGCGCGCTGTGGCGTTGGGAATCCGAAACGAATCGCGCGCACGCGTGGCCGCTGCCGGAGATGGCGGGCTCGATCGCGCTGATCGCGGGCGGCGGGATCGCGCTCGCGATGCAGACCGGCGTCTACCGCGTGCCGCGGCCGGCGCCGGACGTGCCGCTGCCCGAGCCCGCGTTGCTCGCGCGCGTCGCGCACGCGGCCGACGGCATGCGTTTCAACGACGGCCGCTGCGATCGGCAGGGACGTTTCTGGGCGGGCACGATGACGTGCGACACGTCGCTCGCGCGCGCGTCCGGCAGGCTTTATCGGCTCGATGCGAGCGAACGCGCGCTCGCCGCCGAATGCGACGCGCTGATCGTGCCGAACGGCCTCGCGTTCAGTCCGGACGGCCGCACGATGTACCTGTCGGACTCGCACCCGGCGCGGCGGATCGTCTGGGCGTTCGACTACGACGTCGACGCCGGGCATCCGCACGGGCGGCGCGTGTTCATCGACATGAACGCGCACGCGGGCCGGCCCGACGGCGCGGCCGTCGACGAGGACGGCTGCTACTGGATCTGCGGCGTCGACGCGGGATGCGTGCATCGCTTCACGCCGGACGGGCGGCTCGATCGCAGCATCGCGGTGCCCATCGCGAAGCCTTCGATGTGCGCGTTCGGCGGCGCGCGGCGCGACACGCTGTTCGTCACGTCGATTCGCACCGGAGACGATCCGCTGTCGGGCGCGACGTTCGCGCTCGATCCGCACGCGCGCGGCCTGCCGGAGCCCGCGCTGCGACTCTGA
- a CDS encoding NAD-dependent epimerase/dehydratase family protein codes for MTDLQHSNQDANAAGDDPLDGVVTHCGRILLTGAAGNLGRVLRERLRRYADVVRVSDVAPLGDARAGEECVRCDLADAAAVDALVRDVDVIVHFGGVSVEHPFDTVLPANIAGAYHVYEAARRYGVRRIVFASSNHVTGFYEQGERIDTAAPPRPDGYYGLSKAFGEQLARFYQDRYGIESVCIRIGSSFSEPKDRRMLVTWLGYDDLEQLVRRAMFVPRVGCTIVYGMSANRDAWWDNAHAAHLGYRPTQSSEPWRESIERTQPPLADDDPVRRYQGGAFVAAGPFGG; via the coding sequence ATGACCGACCTCCAGCATTCGAACCAAGATGCGAACGCGGCGGGCGACGACCCGCTCGACGGCGTCGTCACCCACTGCGGCCGCATCCTGCTCACGGGCGCGGCCGGCAATCTCGGCCGCGTGCTGCGCGAGCGGCTGCGCCGCTACGCGGATGTCGTGCGCGTCTCCGACGTCGCACCGCTCGGCGACGCGCGCGCCGGCGAAGAGTGCGTGCGCTGCGACCTCGCCGACGCGGCGGCTGTCGACGCGCTCGTGCGCGACGTCGACGTGATCGTGCATTTCGGCGGCGTGTCGGTCGAGCATCCGTTCGACACAGTGCTGCCCGCGAACATCGCGGGCGCGTATCACGTGTACGAAGCCGCGCGCCGGTACGGCGTGCGCCGCATCGTGTTCGCGAGCTCGAATCACGTGACGGGCTTCTACGAGCAGGGCGAGCGCATCGACACGGCCGCGCCGCCGCGGCCCGACGGCTACTACGGCTTGAGCAAGGCGTTCGGCGAGCAGCTCGCGCGGTTCTATCAGGATCGCTACGGAATCGAGAGCGTGTGCATCCGGATCGGCTCGTCGTTCTCCGAGCCGAAGGATCGGCGGATGCTCGTCACGTGGCTCGGCTACGACGACCTCGAGCAACTCGTGCGCCGCGCGATGTTCGTGCCGCGCGTCGGCTGCACGATCGTCTACGGGATGTCGGCGAACCGCGATGCGTGGTGGGACAACGCGCACGCCGCGCATCTCGGCTACCGGCCGACGCAATCGAGCGAGCCGTGGCGCGAATCGATCGAGCGCACGCAGCCGCCGCTTGCCGACGACGATCCGGTGCGCCGCTATCAGGGCGGCGCGTTCGTCGCCGCCGGACCGTTCGGAGGCTGA
- the garD gene encoding galactarate dehydratase yields MQESTLTDDTRTRAERALTIRVHDSDNVAIVVNARGLPAGATLADGTVLVEGVPQGHKVALADLAEGDAVIRYGEVIGYAAKPLPRGAWVNEHAVKLPLAPALDELPLATRADPRLPKLDGYTFDGYRNADGTVGTKNVLGIMTSVQCVAGVTDYVVARIKRELLPRYPNVDDVVALNHSYGCGVAINAPAAIVPIRTLQNLALNPNFGGEVMVIGLGCEKLVPERLVPASLAPGGRIPIEVAGTADSPVLRLQDEAFDGFGAMVDAIMRMADTRLEHLNRRRREPCPASDLVVGVQCGGSDAFSGVTANPAVGFAADLIVRAGGTVMFSEVTEVRDAIHLLTPRAIDEDVGRALLREMAWYDAYLLRGETDRSANPSPGNKTGGLSNVVEKALGSIVKSGTSPIVDVLGPGEKMRRKGLVFAATPASDFVCGTLQLASGINLQVFTTGRGTPYGLAMAPVVKVATRKALSERWHDLIDLDAGRIATGEASIADVGWELFHLILDVASGRRQVCADKLGLHNALVLFNPAPVT; encoded by the coding sequence ATGCAGGAATCCACATTGACCGACGACACGCGCACGCGAGCGGAGCGCGCGCTGACGATTCGCGTGCACGACAGCGACAACGTCGCGATCGTCGTCAACGCGCGCGGGCTGCCGGCCGGCGCGACGCTTGCCGACGGCACCGTGCTCGTCGAAGGCGTGCCGCAGGGGCACAAGGTCGCGCTCGCCGATCTCGCCGAGGGCGACGCGGTGATCCGCTACGGCGAGGTGATCGGCTACGCGGCGAAGCCGCTGCCGCGCGGCGCCTGGGTCAACGAGCACGCGGTGAAGCTGCCGCTCGCGCCCGCGCTCGACGAGCTGCCGCTCGCGACGCGCGCCGATCCCAGGCTGCCGAAGCTCGACGGCTACACGTTCGACGGCTATCGGAACGCGGACGGCACGGTCGGCACGAAGAACGTGCTCGGCATCATGACGAGCGTGCAGTGCGTCGCCGGCGTGACCGACTACGTGGTCGCGCGCATCAAGCGCGAGCTGCTGCCGCGCTATCCGAACGTCGACGACGTCGTCGCGCTGAATCACTCGTACGGCTGCGGCGTCGCGATCAACGCGCCGGCGGCGATCGTGCCGATCCGCACGTTGCAGAACCTCGCGCTCAATCCGAACTTCGGCGGCGAGGTGATGGTGATCGGCCTCGGCTGCGAGAAGCTCGTGCCGGAGCGCCTCGTGCCGGCCTCGCTCGCGCCCGGCGGCCGCATTCCGATCGAGGTGGCGGGCACCGCCGATTCGCCCGTGCTTCGTCTGCAGGACGAAGCGTTCGACGGCTTCGGCGCGATGGTCGACGCGATCATGCGGATGGCGGACACACGCCTCGAACATTTGAATCGTCGCCGTCGTGAGCCGTGCCCGGCGTCCGATCTCGTCGTCGGCGTGCAATGCGGCGGCAGCGATGCGTTTTCGGGCGTCACCGCGAACCCTGCGGTCGGCTTCGCGGCCGACCTGATCGTGCGCGCGGGCGGCACCGTGATGTTCTCCGAAGTGACCGAAGTGCGCGACGCGATTCATCTGCTGACGCCGCGCGCGATCGACGAGGACGTCGGCCGCGCGCTGTTGCGCGAGATGGCGTGGTACGACGCTTACCTGTTGCGCGGCGAGACCGATCGCAGCGCGAATCCGTCGCCGGGCAACAAGACGGGCGGGTTGTCGAACGTCGTCGAGAAGGCGCTCGGCTCGATCGTGAAGTCGGGCACGAGCCCGATCGTCGACGTGCTCGGCCCCGGCGAGAAGATGCGCCGCAAGGGGCTCGTCTTCGCGGCGACGCCCGCGAGCGATTTCGTGTGCGGCACGCTGCAGCTCGCGTCGGGCATCAACCTGCAAGTGTTCACGACGGGGCGCGGCACGCCATACGGCCTCGCGATGGCGCCCGTCGTCAAGGTGGCGACGCGCAAGGCATTGAGCGAGCGCTGGCACGATCTGATCGATCTCGATGCGGGGCGCATCGCGACCGGCGAGGCGAGCATCGCCGACGTGGGCTGGGAGCTGTTCCATTTGATTCTCGACGTCGCGAGCGGCCGCCGCCAGGTGTGCGCCGACAAGCTCGGGCTGCACAACGCGCTCGTCCTGTTCAATCCCGCACCGGTGACTTGA
- the gudD gene encoding glucarate dehydratase produces the protein MNASMETLVIRTELSPAATPVVSDLRVVPVAGRDSMLLNLSGAHGPFFTRNVVLIRDSAGNTGVGEVPGGEGIRRTLEEARALIVGQPLGRWQDVLNTVRARFADRDAGGRGLQTFDLRIAIHAVTALEAALLDLLGQHLGVPVAALLGEGQQRGRVPMLGYLFYVGDRKRTDLDYRSETDAGDAWFRLRNEAALTPDAIVRLAEAAHARYGFQDFKLKGGVLSGDDEIAAVTALAKRFPNARITLDPNGAWPLREAIRLCRDKGGVLAYAEDPCGAENGYSGREIMAEFRRATGLPTATNMIATDWRQLGHAIRLGSADIPLADPHFWTMRGSVRVAQLCDEWGLTWGSHSNNHFDISLAMFTHVAAAAPGNITAIDTHWIWQDGQRLTREPLRIEGGHVAVPQRGGLGVEIDEDALAAAHELYLKHGLGSRDDAAAMQYLVPNWTFDNKRPCLVR, from the coding sequence ATGAACGCTTCGATGGAGACACTCGTGATTCGAACCGAATTGAGCCCTGCGGCGACGCCTGTCGTGTCCGACCTGCGCGTCGTGCCCGTCGCCGGGCGCGACAGCATGCTGTTGAACCTGAGCGGCGCGCACGGACCTTTCTTCACGCGCAATGTCGTGCTGATCCGCGACAGCGCGGGCAATACCGGCGTCGGCGAAGTGCCGGGCGGCGAAGGCATTCGGCGCACGCTCGAGGAGGCGCGCGCGCTCATCGTCGGCCAGCCGCTCGGCCGTTGGCAGGACGTGCTCAATACGGTGCGCGCGCGCTTTGCCGATCGCGACGCGGGCGGCCGCGGCTTGCAGACGTTCGACCTGCGCATCGCGATTCACGCGGTGACGGCACTCGAAGCGGCGCTGCTCGACTTGCTCGGCCAGCATCTCGGCGTGCCCGTCGCCGCGCTGCTCGGCGAAGGCCAGCAGCGCGGCCGCGTGCCGATGCTCGGCTATCTGTTCTACGTCGGCGATCGCAAGCGTACCGATCTCGACTACCGCAGCGAGACCGACGCCGGCGACGCGTGGTTTCGCCTGCGCAACGAAGCGGCGCTCACGCCCGATGCGATCGTGCGCCTTGCCGAGGCCGCACACGCGCGCTACGGGTTTCAGGACTTCAAGTTGAAGGGCGGCGTGCTGTCGGGCGACGATGAAATCGCCGCCGTGACTGCGCTCGCGAAGCGCTTTCCGAATGCACGGATCACGCTCGATCCGAACGGCGCGTGGCCGCTGCGGGAGGCGATTCGCCTCTGCCGCGACAAGGGCGGCGTGCTCGCATACGCGGAAGATCCGTGCGGCGCGGAGAACGGCTACTCGGGCCGCGAAATCATGGCCGAGTTCCGCCGCGCGACGGGCCTGCCGACGGCGACCAACATGATCGCGACCGACTGGCGCCAGCTCGGCCACGCGATCAGGCTCGGCTCGGCCGACATTCCGCTTGCCGATCCGCATTTCTGGACGATGCGCGGCTCGGTGCGCGTCGCGCAACTGTGCGACGAATGGGGGCTCACGTGGGGCTCGCATTCGAACAATCACTTCGACATTTCGCTCGCGATGTTCACGCATGTCGCGGCGGCCGCGCCCGGCAACATCACCGCGATCGACACGCACTGGATCTGGCAGGACGGCCAGCGCCTGACGCGCGAGCCGCTGCGCATCGAGGGCGGCCACGTCGCGGTGCCGCAGCGCGGCGGGCTCGGCGTCGAGATCGACGAGGACGCGCTGGCCGCCGCGCACGAGCTGTATCTGAAGCACGGCCTCGGCAGCCGCGACGACGCGGCCGCGATGCAGTACCTCGTGCCGAACTGGACGTTCGACAACAAGCGCCCTTGCCTCGTGCGCTGA